GGACGATGACCGGTGCGAGATCTGGAACGGCGAGCAATTCCAGACCGTCGACCAGAACGCGGTGGCGCAGGCGCTTGGGATGAAGCCGGAACAGGTGCAAATCAATCAGCTTTATGCAGGCGGCAGTTTCGGCCGGCGCGCCAGTTCTCAAGCAGACTACGTGCTTGAGGCCGTGGCGATTGCCCGCGCCGCGCGCAAAGCGGGCGTCCAGGCGCCCGTCAAGATGGTGTGGACGCGTGAAGACGATATGCGCGGAGGCTATTACCGGCCCTTGAATCTACATCGTGCCCGTATCGGTCTGGATGAACAGGGCAACGTGCAGGCGTGGTACGTTCGCATCGTGGGCCAGTCCATCATGCGTGGAACGGGGCTCGAGCAGGCCATGGTCAAGAACGGCATCGACGCCACGTCGGTCGAAGGCCAGGCGGATTTGCCGTACGCAATTCCGAATCTGCGGGTCGAATTGCATACGCCTGCGGATGTCGCCGTGCCGGTGCTGTGGTATCGGTCCGTCGGACACACGCATACCGCCTTTTCGTCCGAAACGCTTATCGATGAGGCGGCTCGCCTGGCGGGCAAGGACCCGGTCGAATACCGCTTGAACCTGTTGCAGAAGTGGCCGCGTCATCAGGCGGTGCTGCGCCTGGCGGCGGAAAAGGCGCAGTGGGGGTCGCCGCTGCCGCCGGCGGCCGACGGCGCACGCCGCGGGCGTGGCGTGGCGGTGCACGAGTCGTTCAACACGCGCGTGGCGGAGGTGGTGGAGGTGACGATTGGCAAGGATGGCGCGCTGAAGGTCGACCGCGTTGTCTGCGCTGTGGATTGCGGCGTCGTCGTCAATCCGGACGTCGTCAAGGCGCAGATGGAAGGCGGTATCGGTTTCGGACTCGCGACCGCGCTGCACGGCGCCATCACCTTGAAGGACGGCGTGGTGCAGCAGGGCAATTTCAACGATTATCCGGTGCTGCGGATGAACGAAATGCCGGCGGTCGAGGTCCATATCGTGCCTTCCAGCGAAGCGCCAACCGGTGTCGGGGAACCCGGCGTGCCGCCCATTGCGCCCGCGCTGGCCAATGCGATCTACGATGCCGTGGGGACCCGCATCCGGACATTGCCCATGGGGACCTCCTTGAAGATGGCATAAGCGCGCACCCGCATCGTGTCGCCCAATCTCGCGCCGCGGCCGGCTTGGATGATCAGGCCTGCCGCGGCGTTTGCGTTTCATGGTCACGGCGGCCGGCCGGTGGCCCGGTCCGGAGTGGGGAATTCAGGTTCTCGCCTTCGGTCCTGCTGTATAACGGGCTGGTTTTTTCCTAGGGAGCCCGCATGACCACGCTATTTTCCCCAATCGGCCTGGGCCGGCTGACGCTCGCGAATCGCATCGTCATCGCGCCGATGTGCGAGTATTCGGCCGATAACGGAAAGGCCACCGACTGGCACATGATTCACCTGGGGCATCTGGCGCTATCCGGCGCCGGGCTGCTGATCACGGAAGCGACCGCCGTCGAGCCGGGTGGGCGCATCACGCCGGCGGACCTGGGCTTGTGGGACGACGAAACCGAACAGTCCATCGATAAGGTCCTGCAGGCGATCCGGCGCTATTCGCCCATCCGCATGGGGATACAGCTTGCCCACGCGGGCCGGAAGGCATCCAGCGCCGCGCCGTGGGAAGGCGGCAGCCAATTGCCCCTGGACCGCGGCGGCTGGGTGTGCGATGCGCCTTCCGCGGTCGCCTACAAGGACGGCGAACTGCCGCCGCGCGCCCTCGATCGCGCCGGTCTGGACCGCGTCCGCGACGCCTTCGCGCACGCCGCCCGGCGGGCCGGCCGGCTCGGCTTCGATACCATTGAAGTCCATGCCGCGCACGGCTATCTCCTGCACCAGTTCCTGTCGCCCCTGGCCAATCAGCGCAGCGACGAATATGGCGGGAGCCTGGAAAACCGCATGCGTTTCCCATTGGAAGTTTTCG
The sequence above is a segment of the Bordetella genomosp. 9 genome. Coding sequences within it:
- a CDS encoding xanthine dehydrogenase family protein molybdopterin-binding subunit, which codes for MKAAQQAAAIDTATLPVRNVSRRRFLQGAGSLVLGVTLAPAWEAVAAESGGASGTDKVFAPNAFVRVDADGTVTVLAKHLEMGQGAYTGLATLVAEEMDADWQRVRVVGAPADSALYKNLAFGIQGTGGSTAIANSFEQMRKAGAAARAMLVAAAAQQWEVAPDSIVVSQGVVSHAASGRKAGFGELAGAASRQAVPAEVVLKKPEQFTLIGKAGVHRVDNRAKTDGTAVFTQDIKLPGMLIAVPAHPPRWGATLAHVDDSKAMQVPGVKAVVRFEGTAHHFGGVAVLATNTWAARAGRDALQLQWDDSKSFRKGTAELLAEYREAAATPGTVAASTGDVEAALSGAARRIEAEFEFPYLAHAAMEPLNCLVKLDDDRCEIWNGEQFQTVDQNAVAQALGMKPEQVQINQLYAGGSFGRRASSQADYVLEAVAIARAARKAGVQAPVKMVWTREDDMRGGYYRPLNLHRARIGLDEQGNVQAWYVRIVGQSIMRGTGLEQAMVKNGIDATSVEGQADLPYAIPNLRVELHTPADVAVPVLWYRSVGHTHTAFSSETLIDEAARLAGKDPVEYRLNLLQKWPRHQAVLRLAAEKAQWGSPLPPAADGARRGRGVAVHESFNTRVAEVVEVTIGKDGALKVDRVVCAVDCGVVVNPDVVKAQMEGGIGFGLATALHGAITLKDGVVQQGNFNDYPVLRMNEMPAVEVHIVPSSEAPTGVGEPGVPPIAPALANAIYDAVGTRIRTLPMGTSLKMA
- a CDS encoding NADH:flavin oxidoreductase/NADH oxidase; this encodes MTTLFSPIGLGRLTLANRIVIAPMCEYSADNGKATDWHMIHLGHLALSGAGLLITEATAVEPGGRITPADLGLWDDETEQSIDKVLQAIRRYSPIRMGIQLAHAGRKASSAAPWEGGSQLPLDRGGWVCDAPSAVAYKDGELPPRALDRAGLDRVRDAFAHAARRAGRLGFDTIEVHAAHGYLLHQFLSPLANQRSDEYGGSLENRMRFPLEVFDAVRAAFGAGKPVGVRVSATEWVDGGWDIEQTIAFAQALKARGCDYIDVSSGGMSPAQKIPLSPGYQVPFAERVKRETGLPTMAVGLITEPQHANEIIAQGKADMVSLARGMLYDPRWPWHAAAQLGAQVQAPQQYWRSQPRELKELFFNASFGQR